A region from the Bacillota bacterium genome encodes:
- a CDS encoding helix-turn-helix transcriptional regulator: MGTIGEKLREIRNQRNLSLRQAAKQIGISHTYLDTLEKERDPRTGEPVHPSIQVLERISKGYRIPLSEFLMMMGYDEQRLGVRREVETTERVSHDTTDAGVHIIQEEDEAALNDVEIIARSIKSLPLEDRKILLYLIRRLANKSANQN; the protein is encoded by the coding sequence TTGGGGACTATAGGGGAAAAGCTACGGGAGATAAGGAACCAGAGAAATCTAAGCCTTCGCCAAGCGGCTAAACAAATAGGGATTAGCCATACCTATCTTGATACTCTGGAAAAGGAACGAGACCCCAGGACAGGCGAACCAGTTCACCCATCAATCCAGGTATTGGAGCGCATATCGAAGGGCTATAGAATTCCTTTATCTGAATTCCTCATGATGATGGGCTATGACGAGCAGCGGTTGGGGGTTCGCCGTGAAGTTGAAACCACCGAAAGGGTAAGTCATGATACCACAGACGCTGGAGTGCACATAATACAGGAAGAAGACGAGGCCGCCCTCAATGACGTTGAGATAATTGCCCGTAGTATCAAGAGTCTGCCTCTTGAGGACCGCAAGATACTTCTCTACTTGATCAGGAGGTTAGCAAATAAGTCAGCGAATCAGAACTAG
- a CDS encoding ABC transporter substrate-binding protein: MRKIALRSLQFICTLGLILILTSVAFGATRLTFWHGFGGTEGDKLTQLVDRWNKNNPDIRVEIIYIPYDQLLHKALAGLAGGETPDLLQLDLIAMPQFTRSGKVVNLDGYIENSRVDMKDFYPSLLEYDYYNGHCYALPLTTNNLGLMWNKDMFRRAGLDPEVPPRYWDELIKYAQKLNNPGKMEWGFVQATEVGVRGEGITWEYMIYLWQNRGEFMVDNYSKPAFNSKEGIEALQFKVDLIHKYKVSPVRQIQGGFLTGKVGMALQGPWMLQTIREQAIVDFGTAFAPYPKDGKPASNIGGEHVCIIKSNPERERAAWKFLNWLISPDTMVDWFMGTGYVPVRKSILTNPRYQKWLKDEEPKMRPFIEQQQYARPRPPIPQYAAISYAFAVEVEKTYLGKSSPAQVLKAAEDAVIKIMKAK; encoded by the coding sequence ATGAGAAAGATTGCTTTACGTTCTCTGCAGTTTATTTGTACCTTGGGACTAATCTTGATCCTGACATCGGTTGCTTTTGGCGCTACCAGGCTGACATTCTGGCATGGATTTGGCGGAACCGAAGGGGATAAACTGACACAGTTGGTTGACCGCTGGAATAAAAATAACCCTGATATTCGGGTTGAGATCATCTACATTCCATATGATCAGCTCTTACATAAAGCCCTGGCAGGGCTGGCTGGTGGGGAGACCCCTGATCTCCTTCAATTGGATCTTATAGCGATGCCTCAATTCACTCGTTCCGGAAAGGTCGTCAATCTAGATGGTTACATAGAGAACTCTAGGGTTGATATGAAGGACTTCTATCCAAGTCTGCTGGAATATGACTATTACAATGGACACTGTTATGCATTGCCATTAACTACGAACAATCTGGGGCTAATGTGGAATAAGGATATGTTCAGGCGGGCAGGTCTCGACCCTGAAGTTCCTCCCCGTTATTGGGACGAACTAATAAAATACGCCCAGAAATTGAATAACCCTGGGAAAATGGAATGGGGATTCGTTCAGGCAACTGAAGTTGGGGTCAGAGGTGAAGGAATCACTTGGGAGTATATGATTTATCTATGGCAAAATCGGGGAGAATTTATGGTTGACAATTATTCAAAACCTGCCTTCAATTCTAAGGAAGGAATCGAAGCTCTCCAGTTCAAGGTTGATCTCATCCATAAATATAAGGTGAGCCCGGTTCGACAGATACAGGGCGGCTTCTTAACCGGCAAGGTAGGTATGGCCCTTCAGGGCCCATGGATGCTTCAAACGATAAGGGAACAAGCGATTGTCGATTTTGGGACCGCATTCGCACCCTATCCAAAGGATGGAAAGCCAGCAAGTAATATTGGTGGTGAACATGTCTGCATAATAAAATCTAACCCCGAGAGGGAAAGAGCCGCCTGGAAATTTCTGAACTGGCTTATCAGCCCTGATACTATGGTAGATTGGTTTATGGGAACTGGCTACGTCCCGGTCCGGAAGTCCATCTTGACGAATCCGCGTTACCAGAAGTGGCTAAAGGATGAAGAGCCAAAAATGCGGCCATTCATTGAACAGCAGCAGTATGCCCGTCCAAGGCCGCCCATTCCCCAATATGCTGCGATTTCCTACGCATTTGCGGTAGAGGTCGAGAAGACATACCTTGGCAAAAGCTCTCCTGCTCAGGTCCTAAAGGCCGCTGAAGATGCTGTGATCAAGATAATGAAGGCAAAATAG
- a CDS encoding prenyltransferase, which yields MKRIYDFLRFWPAATRAAFSSASLIPVLLGSAIAAHDGYFNPWILMLSAVGVLSLHLGANLVNDYYDFTSGADVARDSRTPFYGGGTILVQGILTPQQVRQAYRLLFLTAFIVGLVLAMARGIGVLAFGLAGFLGGYFYTAPPLQLSYKELGEATIGLCFGPLTIAGAYLAQTGTITIETIVASIPVGLLVAAIVLVNEFPDRGADCAAGKRTLAVGLPLHMAFLLYAALVLMPFPIIGAAILFKILPHTGIATFIALPLAIYALRQLRLTYFGPATQRICALSDDHHDTQSAREDACVIGQDAPALCHQNPQVAFRRGISPDSRQVAASIATILLHFTVGVLLSISHTWRI from the coding sequence ATGAAACGTATATATGATTTCCTAAGATTTTGGCCTGCCGCGACAAGAGCGGCCTTTTCATCAGCGAGTCTGATTCCAGTATTATTAGGATCCGCCATCGCGGCCCATGATGGATATTTTAACCCATGGATACTTATGTTGAGCGCTGTCGGGGTACTGTCCCTGCACCTCGGGGCGAACCTTGTCAATGATTACTATGATTTCACAAGCGGTGCAGACGTCGCCAGGGACAGCCGGACACCATTTTATGGAGGTGGGACTATACTGGTCCAGGGGATCCTTACCCCCCAACAGGTGAGACAAGCTTACAGGTTGCTATTCCTGACGGCATTCATAGTAGGCCTCGTTCTGGCTATGGCACGAGGAATAGGAGTGCTGGCCTTTGGTCTTGCAGGATTCCTCGGAGGTTATTTCTATACAGCACCGCCATTGCAGCTTTCATATAAAGAGCTTGGCGAGGCTACAATAGGGCTGTGCTTCGGGCCACTTACCATCGCGGGAGCATACCTCGCGCAAACTGGTACCATTACCATAGAAACCATCGTTGCCTCAATCCCTGTAGGACTCCTCGTCGCTGCTATAGTCCTTGTAAATGAATTTCCGGACCGAGGGGCTGACTGCGCGGCGGGCAAACGGACACTCGCAGTCGGCCTGCCACTGCATATGGCATTTCTCCTTTATGCAGCCCTAGTGCTTATGCCATTTCCAATCATCGGCGCAGCCATACTTTTCAAGATACTTCCACACACTGGGATTGCTACATTTATCGCGCTTCCTCTAGCCATATATGCTCTAAGACAACTACGACTGACATATTTCGGTCCAGCCACACAAAGGATATGTGCCCTTTCGGATGATCATCACGATACCCAGTCTGCCCGGGAGGATGCCTGCGTTATCGGCCAGGATGCTCCCGCCTTATGCCATCAAAATCCTCAGGTTGCCTTTCGGCGCGGCATTTCTCCCGATTCTCGCCAGGTGGCCGCCAGCATTGCCACAATCTTGCTTCATTTCACGGTGGGAGTTCTTCTTTCGATAAGCCATACCTGGAGGATCTGA
- a CDS encoding ABC transporter ATP-binding protein gives MKEDRFSYWCTLITYSRNMWWLPLAVMIGLIARGALGAYPIRLIKAVVDEAVAGNLAAAGRAAVILFAVRVSAAAAYLVSATTGDYFKRLLALNIRQDFFSKLLSQRATFFEKHPTGELLSRINDDVETMADSFTSPLFWLGGSIISFAFTLYFLISLDFELSLIYLPVAVFMGVTGKLVSVFSRKVWASFRSTNGLLFSFIEECLQGIKDIQAFCNQQMMNDKFVNISKTITRNGMKSTFWSELLGMSNQAIYALGAAMILFVGGKKVVQGEMTAGDLSAFITYAGVLTGPINQFAHNYERLSRGVVSASRVLCLFQDSTYTTQNAKLMEAPDFKGKIEFDEVGFSYGRETVLDGVSFAVMPGEKVAVVGKNGAGKSTLVELLLGFQTPSRGSIKIDGVDITKLPIDVVRRTISVVFQKPSLFAGTLYENILFGNLNACPDRVHRAAACAGAAEFAKDLPDGYDTRLNKGSTGLSGGQQQRIALARALVKDACVYMLDEVTSSLDVPTKRRVLSCLLDYLNGKTVLIITHDMDICDKVDKVLLLDNGRVRHYGSHYELLCTCELYREMYHGTKDRH, from the coding sequence ATGAAAGAAGACAGGTTTTCTTATTGGTGCACTCTAATAACGTATTCTCGCAATATGTGGTGGTTACCACTTGCCGTAATGATTGGCCTTATTGCTAGAGGGGCTTTAGGTGCATATCCTATAAGGCTAATTAAGGCAGTGGTGGATGAGGCAGTTGCTGGAAACCTTGCCGCAGCAGGGAGAGCCGCGGTAATCCTATTTGCGGTACGGGTGTCTGCTGCTGCAGCTTATTTGGTGAGTGCAACGACTGGTGATTACTTTAAAAGACTGCTCGCATTGAATATTAGGCAAGATTTCTTCTCAAAACTACTCAGTCAGCGAGCAACTTTTTTTGAGAAACACCCTACTGGGGAGTTATTGTCAAGAATAAATGATGATGTGGAGACAATGGCGGACTCTTTTACTAGCCCTCTCTTTTGGCTTGGCGGCTCCATAATATCTTTTGCCTTTACACTATACTTTCTCATCTCGCTTGACTTTGAATTATCCCTCATCTATTTACCGGTGGCGGTTTTCATGGGCGTGACCGGGAAACTAGTCAGCGTCTTTTCGAGAAAGGTCTGGGCTTCGTTCCGATCAACTAACGGATTACTTTTTTCATTTATTGAGGAATGCCTACAGGGTATTAAAGACATACAAGCGTTCTGCAATCAGCAAATGATGAATGACAAGTTTGTCAACATCAGTAAGACGATTACTCGGAACGGTATGAAAAGCACCTTTTGGAGCGAGCTATTGGGTATGAGCAACCAAGCGATATACGCCTTAGGGGCGGCGATGATTCTTTTTGTGGGAGGCAAAAAAGTTGTGCAAGGAGAAATGACTGCTGGCGATTTGTCAGCTTTCATTACCTATGCAGGTGTCCTTACAGGTCCTATAAACCAGTTCGCACACAATTACGAACGATTAAGTCGAGGGGTTGTCTCCGCAAGTCGTGTGCTTTGCTTGTTTCAAGATTCGACTTATACTACCCAAAATGCGAAGCTTATGGAAGCGCCAGATTTCAAGGGCAAAATTGAGTTTGATGAGGTCGGATTTAGCTATGGTAGAGAAACTGTCCTGGATGGAGTTTCCTTTGCCGTAATGCCCGGCGAGAAGGTCGCGGTAGTTGGGAAGAACGGTGCTGGGAAGAGTACACTAGTTGAGCTGCTTTTGGGCTTTCAGACTCCATCTAGGGGTTCGATCAAAATCGATGGGGTAGACATTACCAAATTACCTATAGATGTGGTCAGAAGGACTATCAGTGTGGTTTTCCAAAAACCGAGTCTGTTCGCGGGCACGCTTTACGAGAATATCCTGTTTGGGAATCTGAACGCTTGTCCAGATAGAGTTCATCGAGCAGCGGCATGTGCTGGGGCAGCCGAATTTGCCAAGGATTTGCCAGATGGGTATGACACTAGGCTAAACAAGGGTTCAACAGGGTTGTCAGGAGGCCAACAGCAAAGAATTGCACTGGCTCGGGCGCTGGTAAAAGACGCGTGTGTATACATGCTGGATGAAGTTACTTCGTCACTCGATGTGCCAACCAAACGGCGAGTCTTATCGTGTCTGTTGGACTATTTGAACGGAAAGACGGTGTTGATTATTACCCACGACATGGATATCTGTGATAAGGTTGATAAAGTCCTGCTTCTCGACAACGGGAGAGTCAGGCACTATGGATCACACTATGAACTTCTGTGTACCTGTGAATTATACCGGGAAATGTATCACGGCACAAAAGACAGACATTAA
- a CDS encoding sugar ABC transporter permease: protein MDRGSHSLYRLRRYEEPLTAWICVLPTILLFSLFRFYPVIYSAILSLTDWDGIAPQKHFVGLGNYVKLFTSPEFYNSFAVTCYYTIVAVPLGMCLALVLGLALNRSIYGLSIYRTLYFMPVVTSTIAVSIIWLWLYEPSYGLVNYFLRMFGLPTPRWLQDPKWAMPALILMSTWKGLGFNMVLFLAGLQGIPNEYYEAARIDGAGAWACFRHITLPLLAPTTFFILVTSIIGSFQVFDQVFIMTSGGPMQATDVVVFNLYRHAFEFFHFGYASAIAYVLFAVILILTLIQWRVMGRSFSTIL, encoded by the coding sequence ATGGATCGTGGTAGTCATTCCCTCTATAGGTTGCGCCGGTATGAAGAACCTCTAACCGCCTGGATTTGCGTCTTACCTACGATACTGCTTTTCTCGCTGTTTAGATTCTACCCCGTGATATACTCAGCTATATTAAGTCTAACAGACTGGGATGGCATAGCCCCACAGAAGCACTTTGTGGGCCTCGGGAATTATGTTAAGCTATTCACTTCCCCCGAATTCTACAATTCCTTTGCGGTGACATGCTATTACACAATAGTAGCAGTTCCTCTAGGGATGTGTCTGGCCTTGGTACTGGGACTCGCCCTAAATAGAAGTATATATGGGTTATCTATCTACAGAACACTGTACTTCATGCCTGTAGTAACCTCAACTATTGCCGTTTCAATTATATGGCTTTGGTTATATGAGCCATCCTACGGGTTAGTGAATTATTTCCTGAGAATGTTCGGCCTTCCCACGCCAAGATGGCTCCAAGACCCCAAATGGGCAATGCCGGCTCTGATCTTAATGAGTACTTGGAAAGGCCTGGGCTTCAATATGGTCCTCTTTCTGGCGGGACTACAAGGTATTCCAAATGAATACTATGAAGCGGCGAGGATCGACGGAGCGGGCGCATGGGCCTGTTTCAGACATATTACGCTTCCGTTATTAGCGCCTACGACATTTTTCATCCTTGTCACATCCATCATCGGTTCCTTTCAAGTATTTGATCAGGTGTTTATTATGACTTCCGGTGGCCCGATGCAAGCTACTGACGTAGTTGTATTCAATCTTTACAGGCATGCTTTTGAGTTTTTCCATTTTGGATATGCTTCTGCAATTGCTTATGTTTTATTTGCGGTAATTCTGATTCTCACGTTGATCCAATGGAGGGTTATGGGAAGGTCCTTCTCAACGATACTGTAA